One stretch of Nitrospirota bacterium DNA includes these proteins:
- the dksA gene encoding RNA polymerase-binding protein DksA, producing MVADSKLLIIKKKLIKQRQDLLAEAEHTLTSKISSEKESFPDPTDQAVAELDNNFVLRLRGREQKLLKKIDDAISRIDSGVYGVCESCGEQISMKRLEARPVTTLCIDCKTRQEEEEKLQAG from the coding sequence ATGGTAGCGGATTCGAAACTTCTGATAATAAAAAAGAAGCTCATCAAACAGCGGCAGGACCTTCTTGCCGAAGCGGAACACACGCTGACAAGCAAAATCAGCTCGGAAAAAGAAAGCTTTCCCGACCCCACGGACCAGGCTGTGGCCGAACTCGACAATAACTTCGTCCTCAGGCTGCGGGGGAGAGAGCAGAAACTGCTCAAGAAGATCGACGATGCCATTTCGCGCATCGACAGCGGCGTGTACGGTGTCTGTGAGTCATGCGGAGAACAAATCAGCATGAAACGGCTGGAGGCCAGGCCGGTAACCACCCTGTGCATTGACTGCAAGACCCGCCAGGAAGAAGAAGAGAAGCTGCAGGCGGGGTAG
- a CDS encoding DUF3108 domain-containing protein yields the protein MNLQRVFHHGHRLGVATALCFLTLGLMSVPRVFSAEERTTAVTSPRIRAFTPGETLTYEISWSKIVTAGTAVMEVKEERLPNGRKVFRFIATSRSVGVVDKVYPVNDRVQSLFDPQIMQSLSFDLSESHGKRKRRHTLTFDHASRTVVSTVNADPPQTLTIPEKVQDALSSLFYLRTMEDFTIGKTHVIDVHDSGKNWSVEVLTLGREKVKTHAGEFNTIKVKTFPRYEGVFMNKGEIFIWLTDDSRKLPVLMKSTISIGSIVTTLTDMKLGEVAR from the coding sequence ATGAATCTGCAGAGGGTATTTCACCATGGTCACAGGTTGGGGGTTGCGACGGCGCTGTGTTTCCTGACCCTGGGATTGATGTCGGTGCCCCGTGTGTTCAGCGCGGAAGAACGAACAACCGCCGTTACCTCACCTCGCATCCGGGCATTTACGCCGGGCGAAACACTGACCTATGAGATCAGTTGGTCGAAAATCGTCACGGCAGGGACCGCGGTCATGGAGGTCAAAGAGGAAAGACTGCCAAACGGGAGAAAGGTCTTCAGGTTCATCGCAACATCCCGCTCCGTGGGCGTGGTGGACAAGGTCTATCCGGTGAACGACAGGGTCCAGAGCCTCTTTGACCCGCAGATCATGCAAAGTCTTTCGTTCGATCTCAGCGAGAGCCACGGTAAGAGAAAGAGACGCCACACGCTGACCTTCGACCATGCAAGCCGAACAGTCGTCAGTACGGTGAACGCCGATCCGCCGCAGACCCTGACCATTCCAGAGAAGGTACAGGATGCCCTGTCGTCGCTCTTCTATCTCCGGACCATGGAAGACTTCACGATCGGCAAGACCCATGTCATCGATGTCCACGACAGCGGCAAAAACTGGTCCGTCGAGGTCCTTACCCTGGGCAGGGAAAAGGTGAAGACGCATGCCGGGGAGTTCAACACGATCAAGGTCAAGACCTTTCCCCGGTACGAGGGTGTCTTCATGAATAAGGGGGAAATCTTTATCTGGCTTACCGACGACAGCCGGAAGCTGCCGGTGCTCATGAAAAGCACGATCTCGATCGGGTCCATCGTGACCACCCTGACGGACATGAAGCTGGGAGAGGTTGCGCGTTGA